The Lentzea guizhouensis genome contains a region encoding:
- a CDS encoding sulfite exporter TauE/SafE family protein: protein MTVWEAIAVVIAGVFAGGINTVVGSGTLVTFPVLLAVGYPPVVANVSNSLGLVPGSLSGAWGYREELKGQKSRIVRLLPASVLGAIVGAILLVTLPDKAFTAIVPVLIVIALVLVVIQPWLNRKLSHRRTTGDGGVLLWLGVFAAGIYGGYFGAAQGVLVMGIMGVLVNEHLQRMNALKNVLTAFVNLVAGVLFIFIADVAWLVVLLLAVGSVVGGQIGAKVGRKLSPTVLRGVIVVVGLAAIVQLLMKS, encoded by the coding sequence ATGACGGTCTGGGAAGCAATCGCGGTGGTCATCGCGGGTGTGTTCGCAGGCGGCATCAACACCGTCGTCGGCAGCGGCACGCTCGTGACGTTCCCCGTGCTGCTCGCCGTCGGATACCCGCCGGTGGTCGCGAACGTCTCGAACTCCCTCGGCCTCGTCCCCGGCTCGCTGTCCGGTGCCTGGGGCTACCGCGAGGAGCTCAAGGGCCAGAAGTCGCGCATCGTCCGCCTGCTCCCGGCCTCGGTCCTGGGCGCCATTGTCGGCGCGATCCTGCTGGTCACCCTCCCCGACAAGGCCTTCACCGCCATCGTGCCGGTGCTGATCGTCATCGCCCTGGTCCTGGTCGTCATCCAGCCCTGGCTCAACCGCAAGCTCTCCCACCGCCGCACCACCGGCGACGGCGGCGTCCTGCTGTGGCTCGGCGTCTTCGCGGCGGGCATCTACGGCGGCTACTTCGGCGCCGCCCAGGGCGTGCTGGTCATGGGCATCATGGGCGTGCTCGTCAACGAGCACCTGCAACGCATGAACGCGCTGAAGAACGTGCTGACCGCGTTCGTGAACCTGGTCGCCGGCGTGCTGTTCATCTTCATCGCCGACGTGGCCTGGCTGGTCGTGCTGCTGCTGGCCGTCGGGTCCGTGGTGGGCGGGCAGATCGGCGCGAAGGTGGGCCGCAAGCTCTCGCCGACGGTGCTGAGGGGCGTGATCGTGGTGGTGGGGCTGGCCGCGATCGTGCAGCTGCTCATGAAGTCGTAG
- the hisC gene encoding histidinol-phosphate transaminase — MTVRTRADLASLPSYVPGRTIPGAIKLASNEVSAGPLPSVVKAIADAATAINRYPDSGSAELTARLADKLGVPADHLALGCGSVTLCQQLIQATCTPADEVLFAWRSFEAYPIVTHVAGAQQIRVPLTSEHVHDLDAMAAAITPNTRIVFVCNPNNPTGTALRTEEIEAFIDRVPSDVLVVIDEAYKEFVDDAHIPDGVELAKQQWALGRDNVAVLRTFSKAYGLAGLRIGYAVAPPAVADVLRKVYVPFSVNALAQVAAMASLDAEDELMVRCRAIVAERVRVRGELQAMGYEVPESQANFVWLPLGERTAAFNEHCLAHKVVVRAFVGEGARVTVGEPDENDAFLAAARAFLA, encoded by the coding sequence ATGACCGTGCGAACCCGCGCTGACCTGGCGTCCCTGCCCTCCTACGTGCCCGGCAGGACCATCCCCGGCGCCATCAAGCTCGCGAGCAACGAGGTGTCCGCCGGCCCGCTGCCCAGCGTGGTCAAGGCGATCGCCGACGCCGCCACCGCCATCAACCGCTACCCCGACTCGGGCAGCGCGGAACTGACGGCCCGGCTGGCCGACAAGCTCGGCGTCCCCGCCGACCACCTGGCACTGGGCTGCGGCTCGGTGACCCTGTGCCAGCAGCTCATCCAGGCCACCTGCACCCCGGCCGACGAGGTGCTGTTCGCGTGGCGGTCCTTCGAGGCGTACCCGATCGTCACCCACGTCGCGGGCGCGCAGCAGATCCGGGTCCCGCTGACCTCCGAACACGTCCACGACCTGGACGCGATGGCGGCGGCGATCACCCCGAACACGCGCATCGTGTTCGTCTGCAACCCCAACAACCCGACCGGCACCGCGCTGCGCACCGAGGAGATCGAGGCGTTCATCGACCGCGTGCCCTCGGACGTGCTGGTGGTGATCGACGAGGCCTACAAGGAGTTCGTCGACGACGCCCACATCCCCGACGGCGTCGAGCTGGCCAAGCAGCAGTGGGCGCTGGGCCGCGACAACGTGGCGGTGCTGCGGACGTTCTCGAAGGCCTACGGCCTGGCGGGTCTGCGGATCGGCTACGCGGTCGCCCCGCCGGCCGTCGCCGACGTGCTGCGCAAGGTCTACGTGCCGTTCTCGGTGAACGCCCTGGCCCAGGTGGCCGCGATGGCGTCGCTGGACGCCGAGGACGAGCTGATGGTCCGGTGCCGGGCGATCGTGGCGGAGCGGGTGCGGGTGCGCGGCGAGCTGCAGGCGATGGGGTACGAGGTGCCGGAGTCGCAGGCGAACTTCGTGTGGCTGCCGCTCGGGGAGCGCACGGCGGCGTTCAACGAGCACTGCTTGGCGCACAAGGTCGTGGTGCGCGCGTTCGTGGGTGAGGGGGCCCGCGTGACGGTTGGAGAGCCGGACGAGAACGACGCGTTCTTGGCGGCGGCGCGCGCGTTCCTGGCGTGA